One genomic window of Coffea eugenioides isolate CCC68of chromosome 1, Ceug_1.0, whole genome shotgun sequence includes the following:
- the LOC113770038 gene encoding uncharacterized protein LOC113770038, with the protein MDIVRLKLGMDWGVANHWGTIWIFYKSVLSCSVIGESSQHISLQVQCPMFPSTVCFSFVHAKCTVQERESLWAELLLDRPTETPWCLAGDFNVIVHEEEKRGGLPFRLSDGLEFGRFMLEVGVSDADFSGSKYTWCNNRKGRARVWKRLDRILLNLEALQMGSSISVQHLARDPSDHSPLLMSAVTRLDNKPKPFRFLNVWTTKGGVLEVIRDAWSYAERAVREAEIAQEHDSSDHVLRDLNVARERLRATLATEEGFWRQKARVRWLKDGDRNSQYFHAVVTERRSRAIIHRIRGANGEWVESEDLNSREAISFFQGLFTAEWGYASYEFLDNIPKLVTDRDNTQLMEPPTMTEVKQVVFSMDGESAAVVAEDVYKAVLSFFCGAELPRSITATTVVLIPKVQCPQDFTQYRPISLCNFINKVISRILSDRLAPILPRLISAQQSDFVKGRQLADNFLLAQELVSDIGKSSRGGNIVLKLDMMKAYDRVSWSFLLQVLRRFRFSETWIDAVWRLVSNVWFSVLINGVPQGFFRSSRGLRQGDPLSPALFVIGVEALSRTLNALVEHCQFHPYKVPISCPIVTHLAFADDVVIFTNGLKSSLLLLMRVLEDYCAVSGQMINKKKSCFLVHPRLSPLRCRTIRHSTGFQKRKFPIKYLDCQLFAGRRKKEYFGEICKGIASKILSWKQRILSPGGRVVLLKHVLSSMPIHLLAAASPPKGVVQEMERVMAAFLWGASEFGPRFHWMKWADLCRPYSEGGLGLRRPTEVFQAFSMKLWWRFRQGRSLWASFLAAKYCRNRHPCLAEERIGSSYTWRRMCEVQGVVEDNIGWIVRSGTMSFWHDNWVGSGPLCHRVEVFQNQWVADFVTGGEWNVRLLSQVLQPELVRLVTAIAPPTLQGEDRMVWMLTPTGEFSIASALSLIRSQANRSLGATCIWHRFLPITISFFMLRLLSDRLHLLEQLRRFGVQGPSRCACCANPQEERLNHVFCTGEAARQVWKAFEVPDGRNSRICSARHMAIAWWIRPAPNRYLAFVYRLLPSLICWELWRARTSALMQGGRSEGGVVVARTLSRVRDLLHLQFPSLSWAHGSWGDLYADLAGRPKRVHIWPVKWVAPRAGCKLNTDGCSLGNPGLSGGGGLLRDSQGCFLFGFSCFLGVTTSLHAELQALLYGVKLCVDRGYMELHLEVDSLTLVELDDLLRHQSLFRSITHCFREANKSSDRLAKMGADRGRDVLFESFAELPPMARGDIRMDRSGFPSFRRRIL; encoded by the exons ATGGATATTGTACGACTCAAGTTGGGAATGGATTGGGGTGTTGCGAATCACTGGGGTACCATTTGGATTTTCTACAAGTCGGTCCTCTCCTGTTCTGTTATTGGAGAATCGAGTCAACATATTTCGCTTCAAGTTCAATGTCCTATGTTTCCTTCTACCGTTTGTTTCTCTTTCGTCCATGCCAAGTGCACCGTGCAAGAGCGCGAGTCACTATGGGCAGAATTGTTGCTGGATAGGCCGACTGAGACCCCTTGGTGTTTAGCGGGAGACTTTAATGTGATAGTTCATGAGGAGGAGAAGCGAGGGGGGTTGCCATTTCGACTGAGTGACGGGTTGGAATTTGGGCGGTTTATGTTGGAGGTCGGGGTATCTGACGCGGATTTCTCCGGCTCAAAGTATACGTGGTGTAATAATAGGAAAGGGCGGGCAAGAGTATGGAAGCGCCTCGATAGAATACTCCTCAACTTGGAAGCGCTGCAGATGGGCTCTAGCATTTCGGTACAGCACTTGGCGAGGGATCCGTCGGATCACTCGCCGCTCCTGATGTCGGCTGTTACCCGCTTGGATAACAAACCAAAGCCTTTCCGTTTCTTAAATGTCTGGACCACCAAGGGAGGGGTGTTGGAGGTCATCCGAGATGCGTGGTCGT ATGCAGAACGGGCAGTACGGGAGGCGGAAATAGCACAAGAGCATGACTCGTCAGACCATGTGCTACGTGATTTGAATGTTGCCCGTGAGCGGCTAAGGGCTACTTTGGCTACGGAGGAAGGCTTTTGGAGACAGAAGGCCAGGGTGAGGTGGTTGAAGGATGGGGATAGAAATTCTCAATACTTCCATGCGGTAGTAACGGAGAGGAGGAGTAGGGCGATCATTCATAGGATTCGTGGTGCTAATGGCGAATGGGTGGAATCGGAGGACCTCAATAGTAGAGaggcaatttccttcttccaGGGGCTTTTCACAGCGGAGTGGGGTTATGCCTCGTATGAGTTTTTAGACAATATTCCGAAGTTGGTGACAGATCGGGATAACACTCAACTTATGGAGCCCCCCACCATGACCGAAGTCAAGCAGGTGGTTTTCTCGATGGATGGGGAAAGTGCCGCTG TGGTAGCGGAGGATGTGTATAAGGCTGTCTTAAGTTTCTTCTGTGGGGCGGAGTTGCCACGAAGCATCACCGCCACTACCGTCGTCTTGATCCCTAAGGTTCAGTGCCCCCAGGACTTCACACAATACCGTCCGATAAGCCTCTGTAACTTTATCAACAAAGTGATCTCTCGTATTCTTTCGGATCGTCTCGCCCCGATTTTACCCAGGCTCATCTCCGCCCAACAAAGTGATTTTGTTAAAGGGCGACAGCTCGCGGACAACTTTCTGCTGGCACAGGAGTTGGTGTCGGATATTGGGAAGTCTTCACGCGGAGGCAATATTGTGCTTAAGTTGGATATGATGAAAGCCTATGATAGGGTGTCCTGGAGCTTTCTTTTGCAGGTGCTGCGGCGGTTCAGATTTTCTGAGACATGGATCGATGCTGTTTGGAGGTTGGTGAGCAATGTGTGGTTCTCAGTTCTGATCAATGGGGTTCCGCAGGGATTCTTCCGGTCCTCGCGGGGTTTGCGGCAGGGTGACCCATTATCTCCAGCTTTGTTTGTTATTGGGGTGGAAGCCCTCTCTAGGACTCTGAACGCTTTGGTCGAACACTGCCAATTTCATCCGTATAAGGTTCCGATTAGCTGCCCGATTGTTACACATTTGGCTTTTGCCGATGATGTGGTCATTTTCACCAACGGGTTGAAGTCGTCTTTGCTTCTCTTAATGCGGGTCTTGGAAGATTATTGTGCTGTCTCGGGCCAGATGATTAATAAGAAAAAGAGCTGTTTTCTAGTACATCCCCGGCTATCCCCACTCCGCTGCAGAACTATCAGGCATTCAACGGGCTTTCAGAAGAGGAAATTTCCGATCAAATACTTGGATTGCCAGTTATTCGCTGGTCGTCGAAAGAAGGAGTACTTTGGGGAGATTTGCAAGGGCATTGCCAGCAAAATCTTGTCGTGGAAGCAGCGAATCCTCTCGCCGGGGGGAAGAGTGGTTCTGCTTAAGCACGTTCTATCCTCCATGCCGATCCACTTGTTGGCGGCAGCGTCGCCTCCCAAGGGAGTCGTGCAAGAGATGGAGAGAGTCATGGCGGCGTTTCTCTGGGGCGCGTCAGAGTTTGGACCACGGTTTCACTGGATGAAGTGGGCAGATCTGTGTCGTCCATATAGCGAAGGGGGGCTGGGCCTCCGGAGGCCAACGGAGGTGTTTCAAGCATTCTCCATGAAGCTATGGTGGCGTTTCAGACAGGGGCGATCCCTTTGGGCATCCTTCCTTGCTGCCAAGTATTGTAGAAATCGGCACCCCTGCCTAGCGGAGGAGCGGATAGGGAGTTCGTACACTTGGAGACGTATGTGTGAGGTCCAGGGGGTAGTGGAGGACAACATCGGATGGATTGTTCGATCAGGAACGATGAGCTTTTGGCATGACAACTGGGTAGGGTCCGGTCCATTGTGTCATCGAGTGGAGGTATTCCAGAACCAGTGGGTAGCGGACTTTGTTACTGGCGGCGAATGGAACGTCCGGTTACTCTCACAAGTTCTACAGCCGGAGCTGGTTCGGCTAGTGACGGCGATTGCCCCTCCAACGCTTCAGGGGGAGGATAGGATGGTGTGGATGTTAACCCCCACTGGGGAGTTCTCGATTGCTTCGGCTCTATCGCTGATACGCTCCCAAGCTAATAGGTCTCTCGGAGCCACCTGCATTTGGCACAGGTTCTTACCAATCACGATCTCTTTTTTCATGCTCCGCCTCCTTTCAGATAGGTTACACCTACTTGAACAGTTACGACGTTTTGGAGTCCAAGGTCCTTCTCGATGCGCCTGCTGCGCCAACCCCCAGGAGGAACGATTGAACCATGTGTTTTGCACAGGGGAGGCTGCCCGGCAAGTGTGGAAGGCATTCGAAGTCCCAGATGGGAGGAACTCTCGTATCTGCTCGGCCCGCCATATGGCAATTGCGTGGTGGATACGCCCAGCGCCGAACAGATACTTGGCGTTTGTTTATCGCCTCTTGCCTTCTTTGATCTGTTGGGAATTGTGGAGAGCAAGAACTAGTGCTTTAATGCAAGGAGGGAGGTCAGAGGGGGGTGTAGTGGTTGCTCGGACCTTGTCGAGGGTGAGGGATCTATTGCACTTACAATTCCCTTCGCTATCATGGGCCCATGGCTCTTGGGGGGATTTGTACGCCGACTTGGCAGGTCGGCCTAAACGGGTGCACATTTGGCCTGTGAAGTGGGTGGCCCCGAGAGCAGGATGCAAGTTGAATACGGATGGTTGTTCTTTGGGCAATCCAGGGCTCAGTGGAGGGGGAGGGCTTTTACGGGATTCTCAGGGGTGCTTTTTATTTGGCTTTTCCTGTTTCCTTGGCGTCACCACCAGCCTACACGCCGAGTTACAGGCCTTACTGTATGGGGTAAAACTGTGTGTAGATCGGGGCTACATGGAGCTCCACCTGGAGGTGGACTCCTTAACCCTG GTGGAATTGGACGATCTGTTGCGGCATCAGAGTTTGTTTCGATCAATAACACATTGCTTTAGGGAAGCAAATAAATCATCCGACAGGCTGGCTAAGATGGGTGCTGATCGGGGCAGGGATGTTTTGTTTGAGTCCTTTGCAGAGCTACCTCCTATGGCGCGTGGTGACATACGGATGGATAGGTCAGGCTTTCCTAGCTTTCGGAGAAGGATTTTGTAG